Proteins from a single region of Ensifer adhaerens:
- the rpsT gene encoding 30S ribosomal protein S20 encodes MANTTSAKKATRKIARRTAVNKARRSRVRNFIRKVEEAIATGDQAVAAAALKAAQPELMRAATKGVLHANTASRKVSRLAQRVKSLSA; translated from the coding sequence ATGGCCAATACAACTTCGGCGAAAAAGGCGACCCGCAAGATCGCACGCCGCACCGCAGTGAACAAGGCCCGTCGTTCGCGCGTTCGTAACTTCATCCGCAAGGTCGAAGAAGCGATCGCTACCGGCGACCAGGCAGTTGCAGCCGCAGCGCTCAAGGCAGCTCAGCCCGAGTTGATGCGCGCAGCCACCAAGGGCGTCCTGCACGCCAACACTGCATCGCGCAAGGTTTCGCGCCTCGCGCAGCGCGTGAAGTCGCTTTCGGCCTAA